TTATTACAAGGAAAATCACGCCTGACAGCGCAGTTTATATGGATAGTTTAAGCAGTTAGACATCTTGAATGCCAATGTTTTACTACCACTGGATTAACCACAGCCAGTTATTGCCAACCGACAAAATCACATCAACAGCATTGAGAATTTTTGGAATCAGGTGAAACATGTCTTACGCAATACAACGGAGTTTACCGAAAGACTTTTCCTTTATTCTTGAAAGAATGTGAGTTTCGTTTTAACTTCGGTACACCAAAACAGCAGTTAAAAAAACTCTGCAGCTTTGGTGTGGTATTTAAGGCTAATCTACTTCAGCCTCCAATAATAAACATAGGTATATTATACGAGCATATTTAAGTAAGACTTATACACTGATTTATATGTTTATTTACTGTTTGGGATGGTTTTAGGGTATGAGGCTTTTCAAAGCGGGATGATTGAAATGGCAACGCCGAATTTCTTATCAACTTATGAACCCGAACCCTGCCTGTCCGAACAGCGTCTGCATCTTCCGTCTTATTGACGCGTTCACCTCCAGCCAGCCCGCAACAAAGGCCCGTTGACGGGCCTTTTGCACTATCGGTGTTAACAGCTTCGTTTCCAGTTAAAGGCTACTTGGCCTTGGGCTGCACCGGTTTGGCCGGTTTGGCCTTCGCCGCACCCGACACCGTCGCCTCTTCCTTCAGCTTATTGAAGATACCGTCCCCGATACCCTTCACCTTCTTCAACTCCTCCACACTTTTAAAGGCACCGTTGGCCTGACGGTATTCCACTATCGCCGCCGCCTTCGCCGGGCCGATACCCGGCAACGCCTTCAACTCCTCCGCCGTCGCCGTATTGATATTCACCGCCGCCAGCGACCACGCACACGACAACGCCGCCAACACACCCAACATCAGTTTTTTCATGTATGTTCCATCCTTAATATGATACAGCCGGTTTCCCGAATGTGTTTGGTCAATATACCGTACATAACGAGCCTCCGCCCTTTATGAACAGCCATCATAACCAAACCCTCCCGGCCTTACAAGCCGTTTTTCCCGTTATTATCAGTTTTACAACAGTTCAACTATTAAATTTTTACCCCTCTGCACCGCCATACACCCAATACCGCCAAAAGCAAAAGCGAATCCCCGATATCATACAATATCGGGGATTCTGAATGGGTGTCTGGCAGTGACCTACTTTCACATGGGTATCCACACTATCATCGGCGCTGAGTCGTTTCACGGTCCTGTTCGGGATGGGAAGGCGTGGGACCAACTCGCTATGGCCGCCAGACGTAAACTGTACAAATCGGGAAAGCCGTTATGGAAGAGTCCTTCCACTTATTTATTCTTTAATCAACTGTGATGTGTATCGTCTTCAAGACTGATATAAGCTTTCATATTCAAAGTACCGCATCCTTCAGAATGCAAAGTTCTTCAAATGATAGAGTCAAGCCTCACGAGCAATTAGTATCGGTTAGCTGCACGCATTACTGCGCTTCCACACCCGACCTATCAACGTCCTGGTCTCGAACGACTCTTTAGGAGGGTCAAGCCCTCAGGGAAGTCTCATCTTCAGGCGAGTTTCGCGCTTAGATGCTTTCAGCGCTTATCTCTTCCGAACTTAGCTACCCGGCGATGCGACTGGCGTCACAACCGGTACACCAGAGGTTCGTCCACTCCGGTCCTCTCGTACTAGGAGCAGCCCCCGTCAAACTTCCAACGCCCACTGCAGATAGGGACCAAACTGTCTCACGACGTTTTAAACCCAGCTCACGTACCACTTTAAATGGCGAACAGCCATACCCTTGGGACCGACTACAGCCCCAGGATGTGATGAGCCGACATCGAGGTGCCAAACTCCGCCGTCGATATGAACTCTTGGGCGGAATCAGCCTGTTATCCCCGGAGTACCTTTTATCCGTTGAGCGATGGCCCTTCCATTCAGAACCACCGGATCACTATGTCCTGCTTTCGCACCTGCTCGACTTGTCGGTCTCGCAGTTAAGCTACCTTTTGCCATTGCACTATCAGTCCGATTTCCGACCGGACCTAGGTAACCTTCGAACTCCTCCGTTACTCTTTGGGAGGAGACCGCCCCAGTCAAACTGCCTACCATGCACGGTCCCCGATCCGGATCACGGACCTGGGTTAGAACCTCAAAGACACCAGGGTGGTATTTCAAGGACGGCTCCACAGAAACTGGCGTCTCTGCTTCTAAGCCTCCCACCTATCCTACACAAGTGACTTCAAAGTCCAATGCAAAGCTACAGTAAAGGTTCACGGGGTCTTTCCGTCTAGCAGCGGGGAGATTGCATCTTCACAACCATTTCAACTTCGCTGAGTCTCGGGAGGAGACAGTGTGGCCATCGTTACGCCATTCGTGCGGGTCGGAACTTACCCGACAAGGAATTTCGCTACCTTAGGACCGTTATAGTTACGGCCGCCGTTTACTGGGGCTTCGATCCGATGCTTGCACATCTTCAATTAACCTTCCAGCACCGGGCAGGCGTCACACCCTATACGTCCACTTTCGTGTTAGCAGAGTGCTGTGTTTTTAATAAACAGTCGCAGCCACCGATTCTCTGCGACCCTCCAATGCTTACAGAGCAAGTCTTTCACATCGAAGGGCATACCTTCTCCCGAAGTTACGGTATCAATTTGCCGAGTTCCTTCTCCCGAGTTCTCTCAAGCGCCTTAGAATTCTCATCCTGCCCACCTGTGTCGGTTTGCGGTACGGTTCGATTCAAACTGAAGCTTAGTGGCTTTTCCTGGAAGCGTGGTATCGGTTACTTCTTGTCCGTAGACAATCGTCTTCACTTCTCGGTGTTAAGAAGACCCGGATTTGCCTAAGTCTTCCACCTACCGGCTTAAACAAGCTATTCCAACAGCTTGCTAACCTAACCTTCTCCGTCCCCACATCGCATTTGAATCAAGTACGGGAATATTAACCCGTTTCCCATCGACTACGCATTTCTGCCTCGCCTTAGGGGCCGACTCACCCTACGCCGATGAACGTTGCGTAGGAAACCTTGGGCTTTCGGCGAGCGGGCTTTTCACCCGCTTTATCGCTACTCATGTCAACATTCGCACTTCTGATACCTCCAGCAACCTTCTCAAGTCACCTTCTTCGGCCTACAGAACGCTCCCCTACCATGCACTTAGTGCATCCGCAGCTTCGGTTACAGATTTGAGCCCCGTTACATCTTCCGCGCAGGACGACTCGACCAGTGAGCTATTACGCTTTCTTTAAATGATGGCTGCTTCTAAGCCAACATCCTGGCTGTCTGGGCCTTCCCACTTCGTTTACCACTTAATCTATCATTTGGGACCTTAGCTGGCGGTCTGGGTTGTTTCCCTCTCGACAACGGACGTTAGCACCCGCTGTCTGTCTCCCATGATTGCACTTTCCGGTATTCTTAGTTTGCCATGGGTTGGTAAGTCGCAATGACCCCCTAGCCATAACAGTGCTTTACCCCCGGAAGTGATACATGAGGCACTACCTAAATAGTTTTCGGGGAGAACCAGCTATCTCCGAGTTTGTTTAGCCTTTCACCCCTATCCACAGCTCATCCCCGCATTTTGCAACATGCGTGGGTTCGGACCTCCAGTACCTGTTACGGCACCTTCATCCTGGCCATGGATAGATCACTCGGTTTCGGGTCTACACCCAGCAACTCATCGCCCTATTAAGACTCGGTTTCCCTACGCCTCCCCTATCCGGTTAAGCTCGCTACTGAATGTAAGTCGTTGACCCATTATACAAAAGGTACGCAGTCACCCAATAAATAGGCTCCCACTGTTTGTATGCATCAGGTTTCAGGTTCTATTTCACTCCCCTCCCGGGGTTCTTTTCGCCTTTCCCTCACGGTACTGGTTCACTATCGGTCGATGATGAGTATTTAGCCTTGGAGGATGGTCCCCCCATATTCAGACAGGATTCCACGTGTCCCGCCCTACTTGTCGTATACCTAGTACCACTGATGAAATTTCGAATACGGGGCTGTCACCCACTATGGCCAAGCTTCCCAGCTTGTTCTTCTATCTCAACAGCTATCATATACAGGCTCCTCCGCGTTCGCTCGCCGCTACTTACGGAATCTCGGTTGATTTCTTTTCCTCCGGGTACTTAGATGGTTCAGTTCTCCGGGTTCGCTTCGCTTATCCTATGTATTCAGATAAGGATACCGTACAAAATACGGTGGGTTTCCCCATTCGGACATCACCGGATCATAGCTTTATTGCCAGCTCCCCGATGCTTTTCGCAGGCTTACACGTCCTTCGTCGCCTATCATCGCCAAGGCATCCACCTGATGCACTTATTCACTTGACTCTATCATTTCAAGAACCTCTCTGACTTCGTTGTTTCGGCGTTGACTACCTACGTAACTTGAAGACTTTACTTTGACAAAGCTTACTGCTTGTTGTGTACTGAACTGTGCCTTTTGTGTTTCACAGCTCAGTCGATACAATCATCACCCAAATACTGCGGCTTACCTGTTACAGTAAGCCGACATTGTCTTTGTTTGTTGATTTCGGCTTTCCAATTTGTTAAAGATCAATGCGTTTATATGAAACAAACTTTTGTCTCAAACTTCGCAAATTAAAATGAGCTGCGCATTGTAGCAGCTAACTTTAATTTGTAAAGTCCTTTTATTGAAGTTTTTGGTGGAGGCAAACGGGATCGAACCGATGACCCCCTGCTTGCAAAGCAGGTGCTCTACCAACTGAGCTATGCCCCCATACTCTTACTCAAGTATCGATACTGCTTACTCTTGCTTTGAGAATGTCTGGTGGGTCTGGGAGGACTTGAACCTCCGACCCCACGCTTATCAAGCGTGTGCTCTAACCAGCTGAGCTACAAACCCAGGTCTCATCAAGCAATCTTTACAATCGCTTCTTCAATAATACCGCTTCTTCAATATACAGTTTACCGATAAGTGTGAATGCGACAAACCTGCTCTTCTCTAGAAAGGAGGTGATCCAGCCGCAGGTTCCCCTACGGCTACCTTGTTACGACTTCACCCCAGTCATGAAGCATACCGTGGTAAGCGGGCTCCTTGCGGTTACCCTACCTACTTCTGGTATCCCCCACTCCCATGGTGTGACGGGCGGTGTGTACAAGACCCGGGAACGTATTCACCGCAGTATGCTGACCTGCGATTACTAGCGATTCCGACTTCATGCACTCGAGTTGCAGAGTGCAATCCGGACTACGATCGGTTTTGTGGGATTGGCTCCACCTCGCGGCTTGGCTACCCTCTGTACCGACCATTGTATGACGTGTGAAGCCCTGGTCATAAGGGCCATGAGGACTTGACGTCATCCCCACCTTCCTCCGGTTTGTCACCGGCAGTCTCATTAGAGTGCCCAACCAAATGATGGCAACTAATGACAAGGGTTGCGCTCGTTGCGGGACTTAACCCAACATCTCACGACACGAGCTGACGACAGCCATGCAGCACCTGTGTTACGGCTCCCGAAGGCACTCCTCCGTCTCTGGAGGATTCCGTACATGTCAAGACCAGGTAAGGTTCTTCGCGTTGCATCGAATTAATCCACATCATCCACCGCTTGTGCGGGTCCCCGTCAATTCCTTTGAGTTTTAATCTTGCGACCGTACTCCCCAGGCGGTCAATTTCACGCGTTAGCTACGCTACTAAGGCATCAAGTGCCCCAACAGCTAATTGACATCGTTTAGGGCGTGGACTACCAGGGTATCTAATCCTGTTTGCTACCCACGCTTTCGAGCATGAACGTCAGTATTATCCCAGGGGGCTGCCTTCGCCATCGGTATTCCTCCACATCTCTACGCATTTCACTGCTACACGTGGAATTCTACCCCCCTCTGACATACTCTAGCCACCCAGTTCAGAACGCAGTTCCCAGGTTGAGCCCGGGGATTTCACATCCTGCTTAAGTAACCGTCTGCGCTCGCTTTACGCCCAGTAATTCCGATTAACGCTCGCACCCTACGTATTACCGCGGCTGCTGGCACGTAGTTAGCCGGTGCTTATTCTTCAGGTACCGTCATCACTCCAGGGTATTAACCCAAAGCTTTTCTTCCCTGACAAAAGTCCTTTACAACCCGAAGGCCTTCTTCAGACACGCGGCATGGCTGGATCAGGCTTGCGCCCATTGTCCAAAATTCCCCACTGCTGCCTCCCGTAGGAGTCTGGGCCGTGTCTCAGTCCCAGTGTGGCGGATCATCCTCTCAGACCCGCTACTGATCGTCGCCTTGGTAGGCCTTTACCCCACCAACCAGCTAATCAGACATCGGCCGCTCGAATAGCGCAAGGTCCGAAGATCCCCTGCTTTCCTTCTCAAAGCGTATGCGGTATTAGCCATCCTTTCGGACAGTTATCCCCCACTACTCGGTACGTTCCGATGCATTACTCACCCGTTCGCCACTCGCCACCAAAAGAGCAAGCTCTTCCGTGCTGCCGTTCGACTTGCATGTGTAAAGCATGCCGCCAGCGTTCAATCTGAGCCAGGATCAAACTCTTATGTTCAATCTCTAACTTTTTAACTTCTGGTCTGCTTCAAAGAAACCGACAAGATTTCTTGTCTGTCTTTCAAACAGTGTGGGGCTCGCCGCACCCACACTTATCGGTAATCTGTATTGTTAAAGAGCTAAACCAATCAAAACAGCACTATGCTATAATAACCGGCCTGTCAGTCACTGCCGAAGCAGCGAAGAAACCGAACTATACGCCCACACAATCACAACGTCAATACCCCAAAACAACAAAATACGGACAAATACAACAATACGCTGTTTTAACTCAATATTTAGTTTTAAACTTTGCTCTACGGAAATGCATTTTCATTCACCTCCAAACTGCAAACAGGCTTAAATTCTCTAACAAGGTGCTTTCAGAAAGCCCTGCTGTTTCATTCTATTGAAACAATAAACAAGTGTGTATATTATCTACACAAAACTTTGGTTCGAATTTGGTTCAATCATTCACAGGCTTTACAATTTACCAAATTGAATCTTTCCCTCTATAGCATCAAGATTTTAATTTATCGATCAATATTTTATTATAAATAATGTCAGTTTATACCCATGTTTCTAATGATGAAATAAATGACCTTTTGGCCTTTTATGAATTGGGTCAGTTTGTTTCTTTGCAAGGGATTGCGCAAGGTGTTACCAATAGCAATTATTTTTTAACCACTTCTTCGGGGCGCTATGTATTAACGGTATTTGAAGTATTAGAGCAACATGAGCTTCCGTTTTTCCTGCTATTGAAGAAACATTTGAACGAATCCGGAGTGGCTTGCCCCTTGCCGATACAAAGAAAAGACGGAAAATTCGACTCAACATTAGCCGGAAAACCGGCTTGCATTGTCAGTTGTTTGGATGGTTGCAATATCAGCTGGCCTACGGATTTACAATGCTTCAGCACCGGAGCGATGTTGGCAAAAATGCATATTTCCGGCCAATCATTTCCTATGAGCATGAAAAACCCCCGCTATACCGAATGGTGGAAAGCATCTGCCCAAAAGCTGTTACCTGTTTTAGACCCCAATGACGTTTTACTTTTAAAATCTGAAATTGCCGATATTGATAAGCATTCTGCCCAAGCCCTTGATTTACCTAGCGGCATTATTCATGCAGACTTATTCAAAGACAATGTATTGTTAAATGGCAATCAGATAACCGGCTTTATCGACTTTTATTATGCTTGCAATGGTAATTTCATGTATGACTTGGCCATTGCGGTTAATGACTGGGCCCGCACTTCGCAAAATATTATTGATCCGCAATTAAAATCGGCATTTCTTGAGGGTTACG
This portion of the Neisseria canis genome encodes:
- a CDS encoding ComEA family DNA-binding protein, with amino-acid sequence MKKLMLGVLAALSCAWSLAAVNINTATAEELKALPGIGPAKAAAIVEYRQANGAFKSVEELKKVKGIGDGIFNKLKEEATVSGAAKAKPAKPVQPKAK
- the thrB gene encoding homoserine kinase; translation: MSVYTHVSNDEINDLLAFYELGQFVSLQGIAQGVTNSNYFLTTSSGRYVLTVFEVLEQHELPFFLLLKKHLNESGVACPLPIQRKDGKFDSTLAGKPACIVSCLDGCNISWPTDLQCFSTGAMLAKMHISGQSFPMSMKNPRYTEWWKASAQKLLPVLDPNDVLLLKSEIADIDKHSAQALDLPSGIIHADLFKDNVLLNGNQITGFIDFYYACNGNFMYDLAIAVNDWARTSQNIIDPQLKSAFLEGYESARPISREEKEYFPIAQRAGCIRFWVSRLLDFYFPQEGEMTFIKDPNTFRDLLLSLK